Proteins from a genomic interval of Salmo trutta chromosome 39, fSalTru1.1, whole genome shotgun sequence:
- the LOC115179247 gene encoding zinc finger protein OZF-like gives MNKDEEEEEKIGKSVSHGDHVETFSTSREQQQEDHRAKRSHHCPHCEEIFPILSKLKIHLQIHTGENLYFCTDCGKRFKTSGVLTVHQRVHTGEKPYSCSDCGKCFITSSELKVHQRTHTGERPYFCSDCRASFSQSSNLKRHERIHTGEKPYSCSDCGKCFITSSELKVHQRTHTGEKPYSCSDCGRSFSRLNNFKTHERMHKREKPYSCSDCGKCFITSSELKVHQRTHTGEKPYSCSDCRASFSQSSHLKQHERIHTGEKPYSCSDCGKSFSQSSYLKQHERIHTGEKPYSCSDCGRSFSRLNNFKTHERMHKREKPYSCSDCGKCFTQSSELKVHQRTHTGEKAYSCSDCRASFSQSSHLKQHERIHTGEKPYSCSDCGKSFSQSSHLKQHERIHTGEKPYSCSDCRVSFSQMGQLKRHQGVHNSSLISSLRPAKTSHST, from the exons ATGAa taaagatgaagaagaggaggagaagattgggaaatctgtttctcatg GAGATCATGTTGAGAcattctctacatccagagagcaacagcaggaagatcacaGAGCTAAGAGGTCTCACCACTGCCCACACTGTGAGGAGATTTTCCCAATTCTATCAAAGCTAAAAATCCACCTacaaatacatacaggagagaatcTGTATTTCTgcactgactgtgggaagagattcaaaaCATCAGGGGTTCTGACAGTTCACCagagagtacacacaggagagaagccttactcttgctctgactgtggaaa atgcttcataACATCATCTGAGCTAaaagttcaccagagaacacacacaggagaaaggccttacttctgctctgactgtaggGCGAGTTTTTCTCAATCGAGCAACCTAAAACGTcatgaacgtatacacacaggagagaagccttactcctgctctgactgtggaaaatgcttcataACATCATCTGAGCTAaaagttcaccagagaacacacacaggagagaagccttactcctgctctgactgtggaaggaGTTTCTCTCGACTGAACAACTTTAAAACACATGAACGTATGCATAaaagagagaagccttactcctgctctgactgtggaaaatgcttcataACATCATCTGAGCTAaaagttcaccagagaacacacacaggagagaagccttactcctgctctgactgtaggGCGAGTTTCTCTCAATCGAGCCACCTAAAacaacatgaacgtatacacacaggagagaagccgtactcctgctctgactgtggaaagagtttctctcaatCGAGCTACCTAAAacaacatgaacgtatacacacaggagagaagccttactcctgctctgactgtggaaggaGTTTCTCTCGACTGAACAACTTTAAAACACATGAACGTATGCATAaaagagagaagccttactcctgctctgactgtggaaaatgcttcacaCAATCATCTGAGCTAaaagttcaccagagaacacacacaggagagaaggcttactcctgctctgactgtaggGCGAGTTTCTCTCAATCGAGCCACCTAAAacaacatgaacgtatacacacaggagagaagccgtactcctgctctgactgtggaaagagtttctctcaatCGAGCCACCTAAAacaacatgaacgtatacacacaggagagaagccttactcctgctctgactgtaggGTGAGTTTCTCTCAAATGGGCCAGTTAAAAAGACACCAAGGTGTACATAATAGTAGCCTCATCAGTTCTCTCAGACCAGCTAAGACTAGTCACTCCACTTAA